One genomic region from Pecten maximus chromosome 5, xPecMax1.1, whole genome shotgun sequence encodes:
- the LOC117326777 gene encoding uncharacterized protein LOC117326777, with translation MASVHLKDRSHPTLQLRPRRTSFRQYNITVHRPSQSAYIPSWMEKVQKTRQEMIDNLNAAKLKEQLHLNRHRCDSRGSRNSGSSSQGSPRMLKFLHAAAIDDSTAEHRDLEQQYQELRNKMFPPKSREKAQEVPKGKPAENDQQQKRLKTKKTRFKLKEDTERHRPRARDVSESASSAPSTGRTYHHPVQVPVSQLLESDALGSDHFLKHLNCVKQLARRYRRGHRRQRHIGHQLEVQDS, from the coding sequence CAGCTTCGCCCGAGACGGACATCTTTCCGCCAGTATAATATAACCGTACATCGACCAAGTCAATCGGCATATATCCCGTCCTGGATGGAAAAAGTTCAGAAAACTCGTCAGGAAATGATAGACAATTTAAATGCTGCCAAGCTCAAAGAGCAGTTACATTTAAACAGACATCGATGTGACAGCCGCGGAAGTAGAAACAGCGGTTCGTCATCCCAAGGAAGTCCCCGGATGTTAAAATTCCTACACGCGGCCGCCATTGATGATAGCACTGCTGAGCATCGCGATTTAGAACAACAGTATCAGGAACTACGAAATAAGATGTTCCCGCCGAAAAGTCGAGAAAAGGCACAGGAGGTACCCAAGGGAAAACCAGCAGAGAATGATCAACAGCAGAAAAGACTCAAAACCAAGAAAACAAGATTTAAACTTAAGGAGGACACCGAGCGGCATCGACCACGTGCTCGTGACGTGTCGGAATCTGCGTCGAGCGCTCCGTCAACAGGACGCACGTACCACCACCCTGTACAGGTTCCCGTGTCCCAACTTTTAGAGTCGGACGCGCTAGGCTCCGATCACttcttaaaacatttaaattgtgttaaacAGCTGGCTCGTCGATATCGCCGTGGCCATCGTCGACAGCGCCATATCGGCCATCAGTTGGAAGTGCAGGATAGTTGA